A stretch of DNA from Oryza glaberrima plastid, complete genome:
GCACCTAAGAAAAAAAGACCATATGCGGATAATGAAGAACCATAAGACTGAATTACTTGGGATGCCTGTGCCCACAAGAAATCTCGGAGCCACCCATTAATCGTAATGGAACTCTGTGCAAAGTTTCCCCCTGTGATATGAGTTACCACCCCTTGATCACTTATAGTACCCCAAACATCCGACTGCATTTTCCAACTGAAATGGAAAATGACTACCGAAATGGAATTGTACATCCAGAATAGACCTAAGAAAACATGATCCCAGGCGGATACTTGACATGTTCCCCCTCGCCCAGGCCCATCGCAAGGGAAGCGAAAACCAAGATTTGCTTTATCGGGTATCAAACGGGAACTGCGAGCAAATAAAACACCTTTCAAAAGTATTAATACAGTCACATGGATTGTAAATGCGTGAATGTGATGGACTAAAAAATCTGCGGTTCCTAATGGAATAGGTAACAAAGCAACTTTGCCGCCTACTGCTACTAACTCGCCACCTCCCCACGTTAAGCTGGTACTTGTTGTTGCACCAGGAGCTGTTACGCTAGGCGCGCCAGCATGGAGATTTTGTACCCATTGAGCAAAGATCGGTTGTAATTGTATGGCGGTATCCGAAAACATATCTTGGGGACGACCTAAAGCACTCATGGTATCATTATGAATGTATAAACCAAAACTGTGAAAACCTAGAAATATACATACCCAGTTAAGGTGGGATATGATTGCATCACGGTGTCTAAGGACACGATCTAATAGATCGTTGTATCGAGTCGTTGGATCATAGTCTCTTACCATAAAAATGGCTGCATGTGCAGCAGCACCAACTATTAGAAATCCGCCAATCCACATGTGGTGTGTGAACAAGGAAAGTTGTGTACCATAGTCAGTAGCTAGGTATGGATAGGGGGGCATAGAGTACATATGATGAGCTACAACAATGGTTGTAGAGCCTAGCATAGCTAGGTTAAGAGATAATTGAGCATGCCATGACGTTGTTAGGATTTCATAGAGACCTTTATGGCCCTGTCCTGTAAATGGGCCTTTATGAGCCTCCAAAATATCTTTCAGGCCATGACCAATACCCCAGTTGGTCCTATACATATGACCTGCGATCAGGAAAAGAATAGCAATAGCTAAATGATGGTGCGCAATATCGCTCAACCATAGACCGCCGGTTATTGGATCTAGCCCTCCGCGAAAACTAAGAAATTCTGCGTATTTGGACCAATTCAAGGTGAAAAAAGGGGTTGCTCCTTCGGCAAAACTAGGATAAAGTTGAGCCAAAAGGTCGCGATTCAAGATAAATTCATGAGGAAGTGGTATCTCCTTAGGATCAACCCCAGCGTCAAGAAATTGGTTAATCGGTAAAGATACGTGGATTTGGTGCCCCGCCCAAGAAAGAGACCCAAGTCCTAATAACCCTGCTAAGTGATGATTCAACATGGATTCTACGTCTTGGAACCAGGCTAATTTGGGAGCGGCTTTGTGATAATGGAACCACCCAGCAAAAAGCATTAACGATGCAAAAATCAATGCACCGATTGCGGTACAATAGAGTTGTAATTCACTAGTTATTCCGGATGCTCGCCAAATCTGAAAAAACCCGGAGGTTATTTGGATTCCTCGGAAACCCCCGCCTACATCACCATTCAATATTTCTTGCCCTACGATTGGCCAAACTACCTGAGCACTGGGTCCAATGTGAGTAGGATCACTTAGCCATGCTTCATAATTGGAAAAACGGGCACCATGGAAGTACATGCCACTCAACCAAAGAAAGATAATGGAGAGTTGACCGAAATGAGCACTAAAGACTTTTCGAGAGATCTCCTCCAAATCACCTGTATGACTATCGAAATCGTGAGCATCAGCATGTAGGTTCCAGATCCAAGTGGTAGTATCAGGGCCCTTAGCTATTGTTCTTGAGAAATGGCCGGGTCTGGCCCATTCCTCAAAAGATGTTTTTACAGGATCCCTATCCACAACAATTTTTACTTCTGGTTCCGGCGAACGAATCATCATTAAGTCCTCCTCTTTCCGGACAAGACATACAAAGAGACCCGCCAACTTTTTAGTGAACCTTTGAAAGATAGATATTATGATTAGTCCTTTTCTTTACTATCTACCGTCCTTCTATTTTTTTTTTACCGTCCTTCTATTTTTTTTTTAGTTATTCACTGGAGCAATTATATATTGAAGTCAATCTGAGGCAAGTGTTCGGATCTATTATGACATAAGGATTGGGTGCCTAACGGACTTTTTTTATCTTGGGTGCCTAACGGACTTTTTTTATCTTGGATTTCTCCACGTAACAAAAAAACCTTTTTTTAATTTAAAAAGCTAGTCTATTTTTTTTAAGAGTATAAGTCCCTATCTATATCTACTTTCCTTGAGCATAATATAGATTTTTTTATTCGATTCCAAATTCCAAGATAACTCATTAGAATTATTAATAAGATGGTCCTGATATATTAGCAATATTTATATTGCCCCTTTTTATTCGCTTTATTACTTCTATTCTAGACCCTATCGTTTATCCTTATGAAATATAATATAAAATAGAAGGCAGAGGAAAGAGATATAATGAAATTCTTGATTAATGGATCAACAACCAAACCCCCATTTTCTGAAAAAGGAGAGTGGTCTTATTCAAATTCAAAGCGCTTCGTAATCTTCAACCAGTTCTGTGCTTCAATATAATTTCCCGGAGTAAGCGCTATAGCTTGTTTCCAATACTCAGCAGCTTGATCAAACCAAGCTTCTGCAATTTCTGAATCACCCTGTAGAATGGCCTGTTCTCCCCGGTCGGAATAGGTAGTTCCTTCCCCTAGAACCGTACTTGAGAGTTTCCTACCTCATACGGCTCAGAAATTGCTATCTTAATTTCCCTTGTCTTAACTGAATTCGATTTCTCAAAAATCGATCCAATTTCTTCTTGGGTTACGCAGAAGAAGTTAATTACCTAAGTTTCAAACCCTAAATTTTGATCAATAATCAGTTTGATCTTTTCTCCCACCTGCAGAAAAATGAAGCATAGATAGACCTATATCCTTCGTCCGAATTTTCTGAAAGGTAACTATCTCGGTTTCATATATGAAATTTCTATAGAATCCTTGAAAAAGACTTTTTCCCCATAAGCAAGAAAAAAGAACTTACTATCTTTGGGATCTGATACTACACCGCTGCTTAATCCCTTAGTGGATCGGCTCTATTACATAAGCGGATTCCTAAATTTTGCCCCATATCATGGGATAAGTAAGCAGTTTTTTTTAGTTGTATCGACCCAGTCGGTCACTAATTGATCTTTACGGTGCTTTCTCTATCAATTTGAGAACTCTATCCATAGAGTAGTATAGGCCATACTTTCTTTCTTCCTATTTTGATTCTCGTGAAGTGTCCTTTCTTCCTACAGCTGATAGGGCAAAATCGTTGTTTTGACGATCCCTATGTAGAAAGCCCCCTTTTCTAGTAAATACTAGAAAATTTGATCCTTTCTTATTTTTCTTTCTATAGTGGAGATAGTCGCACGTAATGACAGATCACGGCCATATTATTAAAAGCTTGTGGTAAGAAGGGGTTTCGTTCTAGTGCCCGGAAATAATATTCCAAAGCCTTTGTATGCTCTCCATTGCTTGTGTGTATAAGGCCTATGTTATAGAGTATATAACTTCGATCATAGGGATCAATTTCTAGTCGCGTAGCTTCATAATAATTTTGCAAAGCTTCCGCATAATTTCCTTCGGATTGAGCCAACATCCGTTACGGTCGTTCGTTCTATTCAAAAAATCTCCGTTCCAAAACCGTACATGAGGTTTTCACCTCATACGGCTCCTCCCTTCTGTACATAGTACTAAGCGAAAAAATCTAGAGAATAAAAATAGAATTAGTTCCATCTCATTATGGACCGAAAGGGGCTGGTATTTTTCCAAGAAATCTCTAGCCAACCTTCCCACAAGAGGTTTTTCTTAACACCAATGAATTCTATTAATGCTAGAGGAAAACGATAGCTCCAAGAATTTCTTTGTTCTCAACGCCTCCTATTTAGAGGAATTAGCCACTTCAACGATCTTTGATGGTTATAGGGGTATCCAAAGTACAAACTTGATGGTTGTTTGTTATCCCAACCATTCTTCCCAGCCCTGATACCAATCAGGAAAGGGTTAATTTCTAACAAAGTTTTTCTCTTGTTGATTCCTATTTCTAGGTGTAGTGCTTTTATCCCCTATGCTACCTATTAGTACTAGTAGAGTAGGATTAGCCTGTAATACAGAACCTATCCTGTAGGTGTAACCTTTCGCTCAATACTAAAATCTACAATTGAAGCATCCGAGGCCGCGTCAGTCGAGGATACACGACAGAAGGAGTTGTTAGTTCACCTCACCTTCCCTAAGCGTGGGTTTCCCTTACTAATTTGGTTTTCTCTCCGCGAACCCCCGCTCTTTCTCGTAAAACCGGGGTGTAGGTAGGGCTAAAAAAACAAAAAAAAGAGTCAAATCGCACCATCTCTATAATAAGTAAATGCCCTTTTTTCCCCGGAGGTTGTCGGAATTATTCGCAATAAAATATTGGCTACAATTGAGAAGGTCTTATCAATGAAATTTCCATTTATACGGGATCTAGGCATAATTCCCAACCCATTCTATCATTCTATATAGAATTCTTTTCATTCCTTCACAAAATAACATAAAAAAAAAACAAATCCATTCAATTCTTATAAATCGATCCCTATGCTCCAAATGGATAAGAGAGGTATTTCTGCTCAGCCCAAATTCTCTCTTTTTCCTTCTGTTTGAACAAGAAGAGATAGAAAATATTTGACTAAGATTGGATTTCATTCCACTTTCCTATTTCTTTTCTCAACAACAACTTCTCTCATCAACTATTTCGCATTTTCAAAGTCATTAATCGTCCCATACCCTATTTTCTATTTGATTGTATGGGGTAGGATACCTTATGCAAACAGAATTCTAGGGTTCCTTTTTTATCGAATAAGAAGAATTCTTCCATTCTCTTTTTCTTTGGTTTGGGGAAAACCCAAACTAAAACTTTTCGAGGGAGCGGAATTCCTAGTAAAAAAATCCTGGACCCGTCCACTTAGATGAAAAGGAATTTTTCTATCTAATAGAACAATGGAACTCTCGCGCGGTTGTGGTTGTACCTGTACTGCAGGAATAGGAAAACTCGCTATTCACTCAGTTTTTTTTCCATAATAAGATTATGGAGGAGAGATGGCCGAGCGGTTCAAGGCGTAGCATTGGAACTGCTATGTAGACTTTTGTTTACCGAGGGTTCGAATCCCTCTCTTTCCGTTTTTCTTAATTCAGCAACGTTAATGATTACAATGTATCAAATCAAATGACAATTTATTCCAGCAATAATACAATACCTTTATTTAATAGAAATTCTCTATACCAAATTACTATGGTATGTAAAATACACATAGAGGAAAGAACAAAAAACAAAAAGGAATCCTAGGGTTAATCCATTTCTGTTAGGTGAATGGGAAAATACGAATTAAGAGCCTTAGGTCGATTTAGTTCGGGGAAAGGGGAAGGGGAAGAAAATTCTATGAACCTTTCCGTTTTTCCTTAAGTTCAAGTTTGACGAGAGTAATATTCTACAACTAACAACTCATTTATTTTGAGACCGACCCACTTCCTATCCAGGATTTTTTTTACTAGTCCTTTATATTGCAATGTGTCAATCGTCAAATGCTTTGGCAATTTCCCCGGGTCGGATGAAGCAATAGAATTTTGAACCAGACGTTTTGATCTTTGGTTATCCTTCGTAGTAATAATATCTCGGGGTTTGCAACGAAAACTTGGTATATCGACTATACGACCATTAACTAAAATATGTCTATGGTTAACTAATTGCCGGGCCTCGGGAATGGTTGAAGCCATACCTAATCGAAAAAGGATATTATCCAAACGCATTTCAAGTAATTGTAGTAAAACCTGACCTGTTGAACTTTTTGCTTTTCCAGCGATATGTACATATCTAAGTAATTGTCGTTCTGTCAGACCATAATGAAAACGCAATTTCTGTTTTTCTTGAAGACGAATACGATATTGTTCTTTTTTCCCAGAATGGAATTTCTTTTTCAGATTACTTCCGGATTTAGGTGTTTTTCTAGTGAGTCCTGGTAAAGCTCCCAGACGGCGTATTTTTTTAAAACGAGGTCCTCGATAACGGGACATGAAGACTCCTTTTTTTATTGAAATTTCATTTTACACAATTAATTTCATTGTATTTACATTACAGAATACATCGAAATTAAAACTGAATTAAAGTAAAGGATAAACAGAGTAAAATCTACTAAAAGTACCACAAAAAAATGGAATTTCATCAACATCTGAATTTTTGTATATATATTATTTATTTTATTGTTTTGTATCTAGCAAAATTGTAGGGTAGAACGACATAATAGATCCTGGCTTCTCCATTTAATTCGGAGAAAAAGAGGTATTTTTGTTCATGGAACATTGATAGAGAAAAAAGCCGACTATCGGATTTGAACCGATGACCCTCGCATTACAAATGCGATGCTCTAACCTCTGAGCTAAGTGGGCTTACATAACAGAAATAGTGTAACAAATAGAAATATGTATAGTATAGGAAATCCGTAAAATGTCAGATCTTAATTATTAATCTTAGCTATTAACTAGTTCGAAATTGGAAGTTCTACTT
This window harbors:
- the psaA gene encoding photosystem I P700 chlorophyll a apoprotein A1, whose product is MMIRSPEPEVKIVVDRDPVKTSFEEWARPGHFSRTIAKGPDTTTWIWNLHADAHDFDSHTGDLEEISRKVFSAHFGQLSIIFLWLSGMYFHGARFSNYEAWLSDPTHIGPSAQVVWPIVGQEILNGDVGGGFRGIQITSGFFQIWRASGITSELQLYCTAIGALIFASLMLFAGWFHYHKAAPKLAWFQDVESMLNHHLAGLLGLGSLSWAGHQIHVSLPINQFLDAGVDPKEIPLPHEFILNRDLLAQLYPSFAEGATPFFTLNWSKYAEFLSFRGGLDPITGGLWLSDIAHHHLAIAILFLIAGHMYRTNWGIGHGLKDILEAHKGPFTGQGHKGLYEILTTSWHAQLSLNLAMLGSTTIVVAHHMYSMPPYPYLATDYGTQLSLFTHHMWIGGFLIVGAAAHAAIFMVRDYDPTTRYNDLLDRVLRHRDAIISHLNWVCIFLGFHSFGLYIHNDTMSALGRPQDMFSDTAIQLQPIFAQWVQNLHAGAPSVTAPGATTSTSLTWGGGELVAVGGKVALLPIPLGTADFLVHHIHAFTIHVTVLILLKGVLFARSSRLIPDKANLGFRFPCDGPGRGGTCQVSAWDHVFLGLFWMYNSISVVIFHFSWKMQSDVWGTISDQGVVTHITGGNFAQSSITINGWLRDFLWAQASQVIQSYGSSLSAYGLFFLGAHFVWAFSLMFLFSGRGYWQELIESIVWAHNKLKVAPATQPRALSIIQGRAVGVTHYLLGGIATTWAFFLARIIAVG
- the ycf3 gene encoding photosystem I assembly protein Ycf3, whose product is MPRSRINGNFIDKTFSIVANILLRIIPTTSGEKRAFTYYRDGMLAQSEGNYAEALQNYYEATRLEIDPYDRSYILYNIGLIHTSNGEHTKALEYYFRALERNPFLPQAFNNMAVICHYGEQAILQGDSEIAEAWFDQAAEYWKQAIALTPGNYIEAQNWLKITKRFEFE
- the rps4 gene encoding ribosomal protein S4; protein product: MSRYRGPRFKKIRRLGALPGLTRKTPKSGSNLKKKFHSGKKEQYRIRLQEKQKLRFHYGLTERQLLRYVHIAGKAKSSTGQVLLQLLEMRLDNILFRLGMASTIPEARQLVNHRHILVNGRIVDIPSFRCKPRDIITTKDNQRSKRLVQNSIASSDPGKLPKHLTIDTLQYKGLVKKILDRKWVGLKINELLVVEYYSRQT